TTCTGCGCCTGCGCCATCGCCATTCGGCGGTGGAGTCGGCCATCAATGCCCTGGAGGTTCATGGTCTGGACAAGTGTCCGGACCACGGCATCGAGGGCTTCAAGCGCTATGTGGCGCTGGCCGTGCTCGCACGCAACATTCACCGCCTTGGCGCGCTGCTGCGTCAGCAAGAACAAGAGCGGGAGCGGCGAAGGCGCGGCCCCTACCGAAAGGCTGCCTGAGCAGCGCTCCGAAGCCGATACCGCGCCACGCGGACAGGAGAGGAGCGTCTGCACATCACCATCAATGCGAAGCATTCGCATTGGATGACGCCACGCATCTCAAAACAGTCGCCAAGGTGGAACACCGGCCATCAGTACCTGAGTGTCACGCTGGGAATTTGCCGGGAAATACGGGTTTTCGTGCAGGCACTAATTACAATGTAGTCCCGTCAAGGGGATTTCGCTATGAAGGTCAATCTGGTGCCCATCGGCAATTCGAAGGGGGTGCGCATCCCCGCTTCAATCATCAAGGAATGCGGTCTCGGCAACCAGCTTGAGATGCGGGTGGAGAACGGTGTCGTCGTGCTCGCGCCGGCGCGCGGCGTGCGCGAGGGCTGGGACGCGGCCTTCGAGAAGATGGCGGCCGCCGGCGACGATGCGCCGGTGATCCCTGATACGGTCGAAAACGATTTCGATACCGAGGACTGGACTTGGTGAAGCAGGTCCGGCGGTACGAGGTCTATCTCGTCGATTTGGATCCCACGCAAGGGTCGGAAATCCAGAAGGGCTCGTCCGCAGAATCTGTGGGTTAATGTTTCGCTCGCGGCGAGCGCCAAGCAGTGATGTGCATGGATAAATGATGGCGGCGTGGTGCACCTTCGGATTGCTTATTCCGCCACGAACAACAGGCTCTCGCCAAGAACGCGAAGAACGCCAACTTTATATAGATACACAACCACCGCGTGCTCATTTGGCATGGATGTAGGTCGGGATTCATCCCGACATTGAATCCGCCGAGCATACCTAGCGCCGGGTCGGTACCACCCGCGCGCTGTCGGACTGAAGTCCGACCTACAGCCCCACCTATACAACACTCCCACCGCCCATTCCTTCGGCACGGATGTAGGTCAGGATTTATCCCGACAATCAAACAAGTTCCTTGGCGCTCTTGGCGATGAGATGGTCTCCTCCCTCTATAATCTGTTGAACTAAACCGCTCCGCGGTAGCTCCCCTTCGATAGACGCCGGCGGTTCTTCCGTCGTCAACACTCTCAGTTGACCCGATGTGGGTCTGACGGAGAGGAGAGACGACGATGACACCCTTGCGGCAGCAGATGATTGATGCCATGCGTCAGCGTGGCTTTTCAGTGCGTACCCATCAGAGTTACCTGGCAGCGGTTACCGCCCTGGCGCGGTACTACGGGCGTTCGCCGAGTCAGTTGAGCGTCGAAGAGCTGGAGGCCTGGTTCAGGTATCTGGCCGTCGAGCGTTCGCTATCCGGTTCGACCTGCCGGGTTCACCACGGTGCGGTGCGCTTCCTCTATGTGCAGGTGCTGAAGTGGCCGTCGTTCGATGTGTCCTTCGTGGTGCCGAAGCGGGCCCAACGGATCCCCGAGTTGCTGAACCGCGATGAGGTAGGGCGGATCCTGAACGCCTGTACCAACCCCAAGCACCGCATGCTGCTTCAGACCTGCTACGGCTGCGGCCTGCGGGTAAGCGAGGTGGTGCGAGTGCGGGTGCGTGATATCGATGGCGAACGCGGGCTGCTGCGCATCGAGCAGGGCAAAGGGGCGAAGGACCGGCTGGTCACTCTTTCGCCCGGCCTGCTTCACGCGCTGCGCCGTTACTGGGCGGTTTACCGCCCCCCCACGTGGCTCTTTCCCAGCGGAAGCGATACGACGACCCCTCTCAGTATCGCCAGCGCCCAGCGGGTGTTCCGTCGCGCCAAGAACCGGGCCAGAGTGGAGAAGATCGGCGGCATCCACAGCCTGCGTCACGCCTATGCGACCCATCAACTGGAGAGCGGCCTGCCGGTGCACCGGCTGCAACGCCTGCTCGGCCACGGCAACCTGCAATCGACGATGCGCTACGTGCATTGGGTACCCGAGCAGCGCGGCGCTGCGCAGGGGGTGTCCGATCTGATCGCGGGACTGGGGTGGGTCATGACTGAGGCGGCCACTGTGCAAGGGATTCTGAACCGCTTCCTGCGCGCTGACACGCTGGATTACCAGCGGCGCAAGGTCTGTGGCCATCTGCAGGCCTGCCGAACCGAGGCGATGGGCGGGGTGCGGCTGCGCTGCGGCGCGTGCGGTGACGAAGAGGTTTGGTATCACGGTTGCCGCGACCGGCACTGCCCGCAGTGCCAGGGACGGGCGACCCGCCAATGGGCCGCGCGTCAGCAGGGGCACATCCTGCCGGTGACCTATTACCATCTGGTCTTCACCCTGCCACATATCCTCAACGGCTGGGTGGCACTGCACCCGGAGGTGATCTACCGCCTGCTCTTTCAGGCGGCCTGGTCCACCCTCAAGGCGTTCGGCCAGGATCCCAAGCGTCTGGGCGGTGAGATGGGCATGAGCGCGGTGCTGCACACCTGGGGCCAGAACCTGAGCCGCCATGTGCACCTGCACTGCCTGGTACCGGGCGGGGCGCTGGGCGGTGACGGCCAGTGGCGGGCGGCGAAGAGCACCTACCTGTTTCCGGTCAAGGCGCTCTCGCGGCACTTCCGGGGGCGGATGGTGACCCGGCTGCGCCAGGCCGCGACCCAGGGCGACCTGCACCGTGTCACGCGCGACGGCGAGGTCGATGCCGTACTCGACGCCTTGATGGCCGTTGACTGGGTGGTCTACACCAAACACTGTCTCGACCATACCGCCACCGTCGTCGACTACCTGGCCCGTTACACCCACCGCATCGCGATCACCCCAGCGCGGATCCTCGCGGTCGACGACGAACGGGTGACCATCCGGTACAAGGACTACCGCGACCGTGACCGACATAAGACATTGTCCCTGGAGGGCGAAGAGTTCGTGCGCCGCTTCCTGATGCATGTCCTGCCGAAAGGGCTGATGCGCATTCGTCACTTCGGCTTCCTGGCCAACCGCGGCCGCCGGGAGAAGCTCGCCCGGATCCGTGAGGCCCTGGCCGCCCCCGTCCCGCCGGAGACCGACGACGGCACCGCACACCACGACGGTGTCGACTATGCCTGCCCGCAGTGCCGGACCGGGCGACTGCACGTGATCGCGCAGATTGCGCCCGGTCGGTCCCTCTGGAGACCGCCCGACACGCAACACTGAGGCCGTAGAACAGGATAAAGGCCCGCGGTCTTGACCAAGGTGGGACGGCCCCGCAGCCGGGCCGCGGTTGCGCTCGTCCGGACATTGGATTTTGCGCCGAAATGGCGAGAGAATAACCACCCATCGCACATCGCAGGGACCGAAGACATGGACGAAGACGCCTCACCGGCCACGACCACCGCCCCGATCTGCGCCACCGCCGGCGCATCGCACCCACCCCGCGTAATACATTTCCCTATAGATCAGTCCGTGCCGGTCTGATGGGCGGCTTAGTCCAACAGACATTTATCCGCCATGCTGCGCACGGCGGATAAATGCTTATTAGTTCGGCATCTGATGTGCCACGATGGAAACGTTAACAACCATCGAGATGAAGAAGGAGAAGACCATGTCTGAGATTACTACTGTGGGTCTGGATCTGGCAAAGAACGTGTTTCATGTCGTGTACCTGGATCGCCATGGGCGGGAGGTAAGCAAGAAAATGCTCCGCCGCAACCAAGTGCTTGGATGGTTTGCTAATCTGCCCCCCTGCCTGGTGGGTATGGAGGCTTGTGCCGGGTCCCACTACTGGGCCCGTGAGCTGCAGGCACTGGGGCACGAGGTGCGGCTGATCCCGGCCCAGCACGTCAAGGCCTATGTGCGGGGTCAGAAGAACGACTACAACGATGCCCGAGCGATTGCCGAAGCGCTCGGGCGCCCGGGGATGCGTTTTGTGCCGCCCAAGAGCCAGGCTCAGCAGGATATCCAGGCCCTGCACCGGCTGCGTTCAGGGGTGGTGGACGACCGTACGGCGTTGTGCAACCAGTTACGCGGGCTGCTGGCCGAGTACGGGATTGTGGTGCCCCAAGGCGTGGGGCGCCTGCGCCGTCGCATCCCGGAGTTGCTCGAGGATGGCGAGAATGGGCTCAACGCCCTGTTCCGGCAGCTGCTGGAGCGTGGCTATCAGCAGTTGTGTGAACTCGATGGGCATATCAAGTACTACAGTGGACTGATCAAGCAGGGTGCGCGCGAGCGTGAGGCCGAGCGGCGTCTGTGCACGATCCCGGGGTTTGGGCCGGTGGTGGCAGGTGCGTTTTATGCCACCGTGGGTGATGGTCGAGGCTATCGCCGGGGGCGCGATGTCTCGGCCGCGTTGGGGATGGTGCCACGCCAGCACTCCAGCGGTGGCAAGGCGGTGCTGCTGGGGATCACCAAGCGCGGCGACAGGTATCTGCGCAGCCTGCTGGTGCATGGGGCCCGCTCGGTGGTGCGCCGGGCCCCCGGCAAAGAGGACCGCCTGAGCCGCTGGGTGCAGCGCCTGGTGGCCGAGCGGGGCGTGAACAAAGCCACGGTGGCGCTGGCCAACAAGCTGGCGCGCATTGGTTGGGCGGTGTTGCGCCACAACACGGTCTATCAGCCCGCCTGAGGCTAGGGCAAGCGTAGAGCACATCGAAGATGATTTTTGGAGGTTAATCCTGCCGACGATTGCGACGGCTATGTGAGCGAAGATGACAAACAGGTCAGACCGGCGTATCGAAAACCTGACCAAGCCGCGGGCCCTCTTCAGAGGCCGCCTTAGCGATAAGGACGATACGCGCGAACTTCATCGAGGCCAGAAGGCAGCCATGCCTTCATCAACAGGCCGGATATACGACCGCAATCCTGTCCCTGTCAGAACCGACCACAGAGCCTTGCAAAACGGGAGGAGACCATATACGACTTGGCGAGAGGAAATCCTTCTCATCTACACCCACGAATTCTGCTGACGAGCCGTATAAAGAGACGGCCATAGCTGCTACAGGCAAACCTTCAGCGCCTCGGAGTCCCTCCGGGCTCCGGTCCTTACCTCACCCCCATCAGCATCGCTTCGCGCCTTTCGCGTTTTTCGTAGTTACCGCTTTTGCTTTTTTTTATTAACTACCTCATGAGTCCCGACTTCTCGTCAGGACGCGAGGCGGAACATGCTGATTCTTTCAGTGTCCTGCCGTTCGGTGATGAATTTTGCCAGGGAATGGGTTTTGGCGGAACTCAAGAGAAATTCCGGCAGCGTGTTGCGTAGCGCATGAGTGACGACGAGCTCCGACGGGGGAATACCGGGTCGGATCGTCCGCAGCCACGAGCCGAAGGATTGCCAGATGAGCTGCGGGAAAACCACCGACAGATACTGAAGCAAGCCTTGAGCGACGACGCCGGCCTGCATGAAGACGTGGTAGGCGTGGATCTTGCGTTTGACGTTCTCGCGATACCTGAGCGTTTCCCGGTGCAGGTATTGATTGCCGTTGCGGCGTTTGAGCGGCTTCATGTCCTGCATCCAGAAGTGATAGGCGAAGGTGCCGATCTGTCGGACGGCCTGCTTGAAGCTGTGCTCGATCTTGAAGCGCAGGCCGTAGAGGCGAATGATCTCGACGGCGTCCAGGGCGACGTCGGTGCACATCAGCAGGCAAGAGCCTCTGGTCGGGTGGATGACGGCGACGAAGCGCACGAGCTGTCCGGCGGGCCGCCAGAGCAGGTCTCGGACCTGGTACCGAATCGTGACGTTGTCCTCGCCGTAGACGGGGCTTGGCCCGGATTGGAAGTCGTTCGTGTCGTTCAGCAGTGACCTGAGCTTGAGCTTCTTCCCGTAGCGTCTCGGCCGGCCTCTTTTCCTCGGGCCGCGCTGGCGATAGGGGGTGTAAGCGACGGCATTGGATCGGACGCGGGTGACGAGATGGTTGCCCTCGGCGATGAGGCCGCGAACCATCTTGCCGGCGGCGTAGTAGGCATCGGCAACGTAGTAGAAGGGTTCCGTGATCGCCACGGTCTGAATCAGGGCGAGCATCTTGTCGAGCAGGGTGCGCCGGTCGCGATTGGAGAAGACGAGGCCCTCGTGGATGCGCACGGCGAGGGGGACAGCGAAGACGCTTTGGTCGGCCTCAACCAGCAGGCTCACCGCCTGAAGGGAGTGTCCCATGATGTATTCGGGCTTGGTGTTGGCGTCGGACTGCTGATGCAATAGCTTCACGGCGGGCATCTTCTTGCCGCGCTTGGGGACTTTGATTCCGTCCCCGACCATGACGCGGCGGCCGTTGACGAGCAGCGGCGCGGGAAAGAGCCGCAGCACGGCTTGGGTCCACAGCGCCGCGAGCCGCTCGAGCTTGATGGCGCGGCTGTGGAACGAATCCAGCAGGTTGTCGTAGAAGCGGGGCTTGAGGGCGAGCGCCCGCACGAGGCTGGTCACGCCTAAAGATCGCCTCGCACGGTGAGACCGGCCACGGCGGTGGCGAACCACAGGAAGGTGCGCAGGCGCGAGAACGCCGGACGCAGCAGCCAGATTGCTTTCCACCAGGACTCCCATAGCGACATCGTCCACCTCCCATGAAGAGAATGAAACGGTGATTTGGCCCGCCGCGCGGGGCCGGTTATGGAGAAGGCATGCCGGGCTCGGGCTCCTGGACTTCCACGGCCATCACGGCCGCGAGCACCGCCAGGCGCTCGGCGGGCGGCATGGCCTCGTAGCGGCGGGCCCAGCTCACCGCCTTACGCTTGATGCGTTGGCGGTCCGTGAAGTTCTTGCCCGCATAGCGCGCCCAGTGCAGGCGATCGACGCTGAAGTTGAACCACAGCTTCTCGGTGACGACGCCCGCCTGGTTCATCACCTGAAGCTCGAGGCTGCGCCACCCGGCCAGCCGCTCGTCGTAGAGCGCCGAGGGGTAGCCGGAGAGGATCACGTGACAGGGCAGGCGCTTGAGCAGCTCGAGCAACGCCACGTGGTCGTGCTCTTCGTAGTCGAAACGGTATCGGCGCTCGCCGCGGCGGGTCGGCTGCAGATAGGGCGGGTCGCTGTAGATGAGCTCTCGCCCCCGATACGCATACTCGGCCAGGAATCGGTGCGCGCAGCCATGCACCAGCTCGACCGGATAGGGGCACTCGAACTTCGCGAGCGCTCGCCGATTGCGGTCGATGCCGATGTTGACGAGCGCCGGCAGCTTGCGCTGCATGATCGCCCCGCCGCCGAGGTGGCTCTCGATGTAGGTGTCGTGGGGCGGCATCAGGGCGATGATCGCCTGGCACAAGCCCGACGTCGCCTTCGATCCGAAGTAGCTACCCATCGCTGCCGATCCGTGTCCGTGACGACCAGCAGACTAGCCTCATTCAGCTAGGGTGTCAAACGACGTCGATGACTCGGGGCAGCGCCTTGCGTACCTGATGATCGAACGTCCGCCAGTGTTATGCTATCGACATGAGTGAGAAGCATCCCTTCGTCGGCGGGCTACTCGACTACATGGGCTCGCCCCAGGGCCAGCGCTCCATCGAAGTCTCAGACGCTCTCTGGGCGCTCATGGACGGCGTGCAGCTCGATCCCGGACGACGCGAGATCATCTGGCCCGAGGCCCAACGCCTCAGCTTCGATCAGTCCATCGAATGCATACAGAAGGCGTATCCGGACTTCCCTCGTGAGCGTATTACGAGCTTCCTGATCTCCTGGCTCGAGCACTACGCCCCGGAAGATTACTCCCAGGAACAACTAGACGAGCTCGATGCGCTCACCGAAGACTGGCTCGACGAGCTCGAGGGTCAGCACGGGGAGCAATAACCGCCGAGAACTCGGGACTCTTGAGTAACTACGAAAGACGCGAAATACGCGAAAGAAACAGAGGTGGGGGTCGAAGAGCCGCGTACAGCCTCCAACGGTCCGGGATTTCTCCCGGCGTATCCCGGATCCACCCGGCCAGGATCTTTTTCGCATTTTTCGGGTCTTTCGTGGTTCCCGCGTTTTTGCTCTTTTAACTACGAGATACGCGCAGTCGAACGGTATGTCGGTTTTTCCTTGCGGGCGTTGATGCGTTCCACCATGTCGTTGACGCCGAGGTAGGCGCCGTCGATGAGCTGCCTGAT
Above is a window of Gammaproteobacteria bacterium DNA encoding:
- a CDS encoding AbrB/MazE/SpoVT family DNA-binding domain-containing protein; the encoded protein is MKVNLVPIGNSKGVRIPASIIKECGLGNQLEMRVENGVVVLAPARGVREGWDAAFEKMAAAGDDAPVIPDTVENDFDTEDWTW
- a CDS encoding IS91 family transposase, which gives rise to MTPLRQQMIDAMRQRGFSVRTHQSYLAAVTALARYYGRSPSQLSVEELEAWFRYLAVERSLSGSTCRVHHGAVRFLYVQVLKWPSFDVSFVVPKRAQRIPELLNRDEVGRILNACTNPKHRMLLQTCYGCGLRVSEVVRVRVRDIDGERGLLRIEQGKGAKDRLVTLSPGLLHALRRYWAVYRPPTWLFPSGSDTTTPLSIASAQRVFRRAKNRARVEKIGGIHSLRHAYATHQLESGLPVHRLQRLLGHGNLQSTMRYVHWVPEQRGAAQGVSDLIAGLGWVMTEAATVQGILNRFLRADTLDYQRRKVCGHLQACRTEAMGGVRLRCGACGDEEVWYHGCRDRHCPQCQGRATRQWAARQQGHILPVTYYHLVFTLPHILNGWVALHPEVIYRLLFQAAWSTLKAFGQDPKRLGGEMGMSAVLHTWGQNLSRHVHLHCLVPGGALGGDGQWRAAKSTYLFPVKALSRHFRGRMVTRLRQAATQGDLHRVTRDGEVDAVLDALMAVDWVVYTKHCLDHTATVVDYLARYTHRIAITPARILAVDDERVTIRYKDYRDRDRHKTLSLEGEEFVRRFLMHVLPKGLMRIRHFGFLANRGRREKLARIREALAAPVPPETDDGTAHHDGVDYACPQCRTGRLHVIAQIAPGRSLWRPPDTQH
- a CDS encoding IS110 family transposase, which produces MSEITTVGLDLAKNVFHVVYLDRHGREVSKKMLRRNQVLGWFANLPPCLVGMEACAGSHYWARELQALGHEVRLIPAQHVKAYVRGQKNDYNDARAIAEALGRPGMRFVPPKSQAQQDIQALHRLRSGVVDDRTALCNQLRGLLAEYGIVVPQGVGRLRRRIPELLEDGENGLNALFRQLLERGYQQLCELDGHIKYYSGLIKQGAREREAERRLCTIPGFGPVVAGAFYATVGDGRGYRRGRDVSAALGMVPRQHSSGGKAVLLGITKRGDRYLRSLLVHGARSVVRRAPGKEDRLSRWVQRLVAERGVNKATVALANKLARIGWAVLRHNTVYQPA
- a CDS encoding DNA methylase; this translates as MGSYFGSKATSGLCQAIIALMPPHDTYIESHLGGGAIMQRKLPALVNIGIDRNRRALAKFECPYPVELVHGCAHRFLAEYAYRGRELIYSDPPYLQPTRRGERRYRFDYEEHDHVALLELLKRLPCHVILSGYPSALYDERLAGWRSLELQVMNQAGVVTEKLWFNFSVDRLHWARYAGKNFTDRQRIKRKAVSWARRYEAMPPAERLAVLAAVMAVEVQEPEPGMPSP